From one Dermacentor variabilis isolate Ectoservices chromosome 3, ASM5094787v1, whole genome shotgun sequence genomic stretch:
- the LOC142574192 gene encoding uncharacterized protein LOC142574192 produces the protein MKLQHNLTFSVLGVLFGVHRTTAAYIFKASVTVLAAILREAVYWPTKEAVVDNMTVYFKDYTTVRAVLDCTEIPLQRPKDMESQLLTYSWYKGTCTAKILVCETPGGHISFVSNAYGGRASNSFITKECRVLEKFLPSIDSVMVDKGFLIDKLCLEHHIKMVRPPFLKTKKQLSKDDAERNQSIAAARVPVERAIQRMKAFKILGGNVGIELFPFIDDIVQIIAGIVSLSKPIFSDDKFLN, from the coding sequence ATGAAGTTGCAGCACAACCTGACATTTTCAGTGTTAGGTGTACTCTTTGGTGTTCATAGAACCACTGCAGCCTACATCTTTAAAGCAAGTGTGACAGTCCTTGCAGCAATATTGCGAGAGGCAGTCTATTGGCCAACAAAAGAAGCTGTCGTTGACAATATGACTGTGTACTTTAAAGATTACACCACTGTACGCGCAGTACTTGACTGTACTGAGATACCATTGCAGAGGCCCAAGGACATGGAGTCTCAGTTGCTGACTTACAGTTGGTATAAAGGTACATGCACAGCTAAAATTCTTGTCTGTGAGACACCAGGAGGACACATCAGCTTTGTCAGCAATGCCTATGGGGGAAGGGCATCTAATTCCTTCATAACTAAGGAATGTAGAGTGTTGGAGAAGTTTCTACCTTCTATAGACAGTGTTATGGTAGATAAGGGTTTTCTGATTGACAAATTATGCCTTGAACACCACATTAAAATGGTGCGTCCACCTTTTTTGAAGACCAAAAAGcagctttcaaaagatgatgcTGAAAGAAATCAAAGCATTGCTGCAGCACGAGTTCCCGTGGAGAGGGCAATCCAGCGAATGAAAGCATTCAAGATTTTGGGAGGAAATGTAGGAATAGAACTTTTTCCTTTTATTGATGACATTGTGCAGATCATAGCTGGAATTGTGAGCCTTTCTAAGCCAATTTTCAGTGATGACAAGTTTTTAAATTAG
- the LOC142574765 gene encoding uncharacterized protein LOC142574765, with protein MESPEPASCVKVNLPLSSITAFIDQSFTTSRLLLEGEAVYESKHVVECNVKEKKDATITFPGLVLQTSALNKDPHELEISVKDREVIAATCSCKAGLHKCKHMVALLLHINARDTFDILSSTDLPQLWGKELKAGVKDKYVPRKIVDLPCTKKETPRIQQM; from the exons atggaatcTCCCgagccggcttcttgcgtgaaag tgaacttgccgtTATCGAGCATCACCGCGTTCATAGACCAAAGCTTCACGACTTCGCGACTGCTGTTGGAAGGAGAAGCAGTCTACGAATCGAAACATGTGGTAGAATGCAATGTGAAGGAGAAGAAAGATGCCACAATAACGTTTCCTGGGCTTGTTCTCCAAACGTCGGCACTAAACAAGGACCCGCATGAGCTGGAAATTTCCGTGAAAGACAGAGAAGTTATTGCAGCAACTTGCAGCTGCAAAGCAGG GTTGCACAAATGCAAGCACATGGTTGCACTCCTCCTGCACATTAATGCAAGGGACACCTTTGACATCCTGTCTTCGACTGATCTTCCTCAGCTGTGGGGCAAAGAGCTCAAGGCAGGTGTCAAAGATAAATATGTGCCAAGGAAGATTGTGGATCTTCCTTGTAcaaaaaag GAAACCCCACGCATCCAGCAGATGTAG